A genomic window from bacterium includes:
- a CDS encoding type IV pilus twitching motility protein PilT — MIGLEQIHQLLQHAVKSNSSDIHLSNGYPPIVRINGKLQPIKGRVLTKQDMEDIIVQLLNDVQMDRFKKDLELDFGYSVSNVAHFRANVFTKLGGYGLAFRIIPDKIRTIEELGLPKGISNLAREREGLILVTGPTGHGKSTTLASMIDMMNKEQNWHIITIEDPIEYTHTPRNCLIQQRELGQHTKTFSMALRSALREDPDVILVGEMRDLETISLALTAAETGHLVLSTLHTRTAPDTINRIIDVFPAEQQKQILAQISSSLLGIISQRLLINASGTGRIAAAEVLIANNAIRNLIRERKVHQIRSIMQSSTTPNMQTLDDNLIMLMQAGRISRETAAKYAIEAERFEQDAMATLKK; from the coding sequence ATGATTGGATTGGAACAGATTCATCAGCTTCTTCAGCATGCAGTTAAGAGTAACTCTTCAGACATTCATTTAAGCAACGGATATCCTCCGATCGTACGTATAAATGGAAAGCTGCAGCCTATAAAGGGACGTGTACTGACAAAACAGGATATGGAAGACATAATAGTCCAGCTTTTAAACGATGTTCAGATGGATCGTTTCAAAAAAGACCTTGAACTGGATTTCGGGTACTCGGTAAGTAATGTTGCTCATTTCAGAGCAAATGTTTTTACAAAATTAGGCGGATACGGGCTTGCTTTCAGAATTATTCCTGACAAGATACGTACAATTGAAGAGCTTGGCCTGCCAAAGGGAATATCAAATCTTGCAAGAGAGAGAGAGGGGCTTATACTTGTTACCGGGCCGACAGGCCATGGTAAGTCAACTACTCTTGCTTCTATGATAGATATGATGAACAAGGAGCAAAACTGGCATATAATTACCATTGAAGATCCTATTGAATATACTCATACACCGAGAAATTGCCTGATTCAGCAGAGAGAACTGGGCCAGCATACAAAAACATTTTCCATGGCATTAAGAAGCGCGCTTCGTGAAGACCCTGACGTTATTCTTGTGGGAGAAATGCGTGATCTTGAAACAATATCACTTGCCCTTACTGCTGCGGAGACAGGCCATCTTGTGCTTTCCACTCTTCATACAAGAACTGCACCGGATACTATTAACAGAATAATTGATGTTTTCCCTGCCGAACAGCAAAAGCAGATTCTAGCCCAGATATCAAGCTCTCTTCTCGGTATTATTTCTCAAAGGCTTCTAATTAATGCTTCCGGTACAGGCCGGATCGCTGCTGCTGAGGTTCTTATCGCAAATAATGCTATACGGAATCTTATAAGAGAGAGGAAAGTGCATCAAATAAGATCCATTATGCAGTCCAGTACTACTCCGAACATGCAGACTCTTGATGATAATTTAATAATGCTTATGCAGGCAGGCAGAATATCAAGAGAAACAGCGGCAAAATATGCAATTGAGGCCGAACGATTTGAGCAGGACGCAATGGCGACGCTGAAAAAATAG
- a CDS encoding biopolymer transporter ExbD yields the protein MAFKAIQNKKEKIELISLIDVLFILLVFFLVTSFVIRLPLQERNISIPTPEQKSGRAQIVIQLTDGNSVFWLDENASFVVKDIENRMGYMSRDKLNKYIVNKLIKDFTMPWPEFEKKLNGLIQRADRSPGHEYFVMIRCPDYLPYIDVVNIIARLKTQYSNINYGCVSGTIDDIKSCRSIRTVTEIDKRGRRRKNIQIDF from the coding sequence TTGGCATTTAAAGCAATACAAAATAAGAAAGAAAAAATAGAGCTTATTTCTTTAATTGATGTGCTTTTTATTCTGCTTGTTTTTTTTCTGGTTACAAGTTTTGTAATACGGTTGCCTCTGCAGGAAAGAAATATATCTATTCCGACACCGGAGCAGAAGAGCGGCAGGGCACAGATTGTGATACAGCTTACAGACGGGAATAGTGTTTTCTGGCTTGATGAAAATGCATCTTTTGTAGTAAAAGATATTGAAAACAGAATGGGATATATGTCAAGAGACAAGCTTAACAAGTATATTGTCAATAAGCTAATAAAAGATTTCACTATGCCATGGCCTGAATTTGAGAAAAAACTTAACGGCCTGATTCAAAGGGCGGATCGAAGCCCTGGACATGAATATTTTGTTATGATAAGGTGCCCTGATTATCTGCCGTATATTGATGTTGTAAATATAATTGCAAGATTAAAAACTCAATATAGTAATATAAATTATGGGTGCGTCAGCGGAACAATAGATGACATTAAATCGTGCCGGTCAATCAGGACTGTGACAGAAATTGATAAACGCGGAAGAAGAAGAAAAAATATTCAGATAGATTTTTAA
- a CDS encoding T9SS type A sorting domain-containing protein: MRKGFNTRLPVFVFILLILPVTSIFAKFWVNIKNINTGEPITKSPYIVSLKTYQIEGLEFTAHFENESSDKTITCWLRRKPGSEPIPDYVDGWNDFEVNLKPGQDTVFTNVIFIRPSEAGADNFVLEIARRLGLNPRDPISANREEIIVRTINSSLEHPVILSEPSYTRGTRNSVKWIPVEGSRMQEVYYFDDADRKNLRKAVKGLYKALLSDTLTETFNNLKNGHKYGFFAKAVYETENGEEAYYSDIVYSVQDNTPPETIIEPQAIMRYGKVVVSWNLIHDELSGVGSYRIYRTADSGIEKRLAEINAEWLSSGQWIDTSAVGGHYYAYRIRAVDKVGNEGSGDISNDIFVEGSEDIVIDYDTTDVTKDNRNGDFIYGTVDTIWVRLDNREKFIRFESVRDSSGYFSNPPSSSMRYYDSGWIEPDSLRQRGWLSTTNYDSVFFVFDYSRSKNVQANDQGGLETPLPETVEIIDKNLVNGHKYIRRFLRKYYSTVHTEDAGSIIPDCFPPEDIHNLKANSVMQDAAASDPAQGFSSYLMYLSWEKASDDASGLKRYHIYRKIGSDGKFDELPLPDDFINVSYVDTLSRLVLNDISNPMVSYRVVAEDAVGNERNIDSTEWEAVERIPGKPVLVFTTTEYSDIYPSDPLQADTVFTHEKCVELSIRNFDTSGIVSWTALVNGQQTDPYDVINNNIIIVKLPDDEVSNIKVRGVYTGKISSVWSTEKVVIRALTIAPKDVTVRTDTNSWDGDIYMQWKKPCIAAQKYLILRKTAQSGWSLTGSVLTATDTIKWVDRYASNELTEENGDILVAYRDYEYKVKMVNIMGDTSIAVLGNIEYCNKPPEISSNETPKIENGNYVLSIHWDRVSPSDASEGYTTVVRIYADSLEGPYEEEIVVDTTAFYCRTAVMNTNYIFRIKEIPNKPVGKESAWSKPYIVPGLVHLPLEVIPQPEGCIYVNWNAPDLIKKYKIERYIVLRNNDAITYINKTATSFMDSAKFLIHSLPYTYKVEALNRLGQVVAVGVKSDTSDTGSVYIPEISENMQKYFKSDSVNVSWNWKDRYGKPVSGTTRGAETCMIQVSVSRYFSGNRNETSTIGPFSVNPGLTSRKVKIPVLANRINNKIYFRITAFDKFGNTGNPPALWSTDFYNLKTAVYDTVPPYPVTKISVDSVHAYYGASDSIMVSLSWDGAGIQTAPADNSIAWDQLRGNVAEYRIKRITESGVTDAGSIPVNKNSVFYVHRDILSNRNIKWSISVVDSAGNITDGTEAASQVFLPTPFPPEPVDKKKCTIPVNTNQPDTAYYFVEMAMNPGHFSIAYELKDEDMMNRLLCRSGWIDASSYECTSGWGAIENDTTWFRLKTGVKQGDKWWESGWSAVSFIVSGQNSTNKSTGIGDVAEVPKFFRVGQNYPNPFNSETVIPFQLPYAAKVNVSIYNISGSIVKTVENSIKNAGFHSARWNGMSDAGTSVSSGIYICVVTASGKDGKTYQSRKKLMFVK, from the coding sequence ATGAGAAAGGGTTTTAATACCCGGCTTCCGGTTTTCGTCTTTATTTTGTTAATTCTTCCTGTTACATCTATATTTGCAAAATTTTGGGTCAACATCAAAAACATTAACACAGGTGAGCCTATTACAAAATCACCATACATTGTTTCTCTAAAGACATATCAAATAGAAGGCCTTGAATTTACTGCCCATTTTGAGAATGAATCTTCTGATAAAACTATAACCTGCTGGCTAAGAAGAAAACCCGGATCTGAGCCGATACCGGATTATGTTGACGGCTGGAATGATTTTGAAGTTAATTTAAAACCGGGGCAGGATACAGTCTTTACAAATGTAATTTTCATAAGGCCTTCGGAAGCAGGTGCAGATAATTTTGTTCTTGAGATTGCACGCAGGCTTGGATTGAACCCCAGAGATCCAATATCTGCCAACAGAGAGGAAATAATTGTACGAACTATTAATTCCTCTCTTGAGCATCCAGTAATTCTTTCAGAACCGTCTTATACGAGAGGTACAAGGAATAGTGTGAAGTGGATACCTGTTGAAGGCAGCAGGATGCAGGAAGTTTACTATTTTGATGATGCTGACAGAAAGAATTTGAGAAAAGCGGTTAAGGGGCTTTACAAAGCATTGCTTTCCGATACATTAACTGAAACGTTCAATAATCTTAAAAACGGACATAAATACGGGTTTTTTGCAAAAGCAGTTTATGAAACTGAGAATGGAGAGGAAGCTTATTATTCAGATATAGTATACTCTGTTCAGGATAATACACCTCCAGAAACAATTATAGAACCCCAGGCGATAATGCGGTATGGAAAGGTTGTTGTTTCATGGAACCTGATCCATGATGAACTAAGCGGAGTCGGATCATACCGAATATACAGAACTGCAGATTCTGGCATAGAAAAACGTTTGGCTGAAATTAACGCAGAGTGGCTAAGCAGCGGCCAGTGGATTGATACTTCTGCTGTTGGCGGGCACTATTATGCATATAGAATTCGTGCGGTTGATAAAGTCGGAAATGAGGGCAGCGGAGACATTTCTAACGATATATTCGTGGAGGGTTCGGAAGATATTGTAATTGATTATGATACTACTGATGTAACAAAAGATAACAGAAATGGTGATTTTATTTATGGCACGGTTGATACTATCTGGGTAAGGCTTGATAACAGAGAAAAATTCATCCGATTTGAATCAGTACGCGACAGCTCCGGCTATTTTTCAAATCCGCCTTCAAGTAGTATGAGATATTATGATTCGGGATGGATAGAACCTGATAGCCTCAGGCAGCGGGGATGGTTAAGTACAACAAATTATGATTCGGTATTTTTTGTATTTGATTATTCAAGAAGCAAAAATGTGCAGGCAAATGATCAGGGGGGATTAGAAACGCCTTTACCTGAAACGGTTGAAATAATAGATAAAAATTTAGTAAACGGCCATAAGTATATTCGAAGGTTTTTGCGCAAGTATTATTCAACAGTGCATACTGAAGATGCGGGAAGTATTATACCTGATTGTTTCCCGCCGGAAGACATACATAATCTTAAGGCCAATTCTGTTATGCAGGATGCAGCGGCGAGTGACCCTGCGCAGGGCTTTTCATCGTATTTAATGTATCTTTCATGGGAAAAAGCTTCAGACGATGCTTCAGGGTTAAAAAGATATCATATCTATAGAAAAATCGGCTCTGATGGTAAGTTTGATGAACTGCCTCTGCCGGATGATTTCATAAATGTGAGTTATGTTGATACTCTCAGCCGTTTGGTTCTTAATGATATATCAAATCCAATGGTTTCATACAGAGTAGTTGCAGAAGATGCTGTCGGTAATGAAAGAAATATTGATTCTACCGAATGGGAAGCAGTTGAAAGAATACCCGGTAAACCTGTTCTGGTGTTTACAACAACAGAGTATTCGGATATATATCCCTCTGATCCGTTGCAGGCAGACACAGTATTTACTCATGAAAAGTGTGTAGAATTAAGCATCAGAAATTTTGATACATCAGGCATTGTCTCCTGGACAGCTCTTGTTAACGGACAGCAGACAGACCCGTATGATGTTATTAATAATAATATTATTATTGTAAAGCTGCCTGACGATGAAGTATCAAACATTAAGGTGCGGGGCGTATACACAGGCAAAATATCCAGTGTATGGTCTACTGAAAAAGTAGTTATAAGAGCTCTTACTATTGCTCCGAAAGATGTCACTGTTCGTACTGATACAAATTCGTGGGACGGAGATATTTATATGCAGTGGAAGAAGCCGTGCATAGCAGCTCAGAAATATCTTATACTTCGAAAAACAGCGCAGTCCGGCTGGTCTTTGACGGGCTCGGTTTTAACAGCAACTGATACAATAAAGTGGGTTGATAGATACGCAAGTAATGAATTAACAGAAGAAAACGGCGATATTCTTGTTGCATACAGAGATTATGAATACAAAGTAAAGATGGTTAACATAATGGGTGATACAAGTATTGCTGTTTTAGGAAACATTGAGTACTGCAACAAACCTCCTGAAATCAGCAGCAACGAAACACCAAAGATAGAAAACGGCAATTATGTACTGTCAATTCATTGGGATAGAGTTTCCCCAAGTGATGCATCCGAAGGATATACCACTGTTGTAAGAATCTATGCAGACAGCCTTGAAGGCCCCTATGAAGAAGAGATTGTTGTTGACACAACAGCTTTTTACTGCAGAACTGCTGTAATGAACACAAACTATATATTCAGAATTAAGGAGATACCGAACAAACCGGTAGGCAAGGAAAGTGCATGGTCTAAGCCTTACATTGTGCCGGGGCTGGTTCACCTTCCATTGGAGGTTATTCCACAACCGGAAGGTTGCATTTATGTTAACTGGAACGCACCTGATCTTATAAAGAAGTATAAAATTGAAAGATATATTGTTTTAAGAAACAATGATGCAATTACATACATAAACAAAACAGCAACATCATTTATGGATTCGGCAAAGTTTTTAATACACAGCCTGCCATATACTTACAAGGTTGAAGCTCTTAACAGGTTGGGGCAGGTCGTTGCTGTAGGCGTGAAGTCAGATACCAGTGATACAGGATCTGTTTATATCCCTGAGATTTCAGAAAATATGCAGAAATATTTTAAAAGTGATTCTGTTAATGTTTCCTGGAATTGGAAAGACAGGTATGGTAAGCCTGTTTCAGGTACAACACGCGGTGCCGAAACCTGTATGATACAGGTTAGTGTAAGCAGATATTTCTCAGGCAACCGGAATGAAACTTCCACTATAGGCCCGTTTTCTGTAAATCCTGGCCTTACATCCAGAAAAGTAAAGATTCCTGTTCTTGCAAACAGAATAAATAATAAAATTTATTTCAGAATTACTGCTTTTGATAAATTCGGGAATACTGGGAATCCACCGGCTTTATGGTCAACAGATTTTTATAATTTAAAAACAGCAGTATATGATACAGTCCCGCCCTATCCTGTAACAAAGATATCCGTTGATTCTGTCCATGCATATTACGGAGCGTCTGATTCAATTATGGTCAGCCTTTCATGGGATGGAGCAGGAATTCAGACAGCTCCGGCAGATAACTCAATTGCGTGGGATCAGCTTAGAGGTAATGTCGCAGAGTACAGGATAAAACGGATAACTGAAAGCGGTGTTACAGATGCTGGCAGTATTCCGGTTAACAAAAATAGTGTTTTTTACGTTCATAGGGATATCTTATCTAACAGAAATATTAAATGGAGTATTTCTGTGGTTGACAGTGCTGGAAATATAACAGATGGAACAGAGGCTGCCTCACAGGTATTTCTGCCTACTCCGTTTCCACCTGAACCTGTTGATAAGAAAAAATGTACTATTCCTGTAAATACAAACCAGCCTGATACTGCGTACTATTTTGTTGAAATGGCAATGAATCCCGGACATTTTTCAATAGCATACGAATTAAAAGATGAAGATATGATGAACAGGCTGCTTTGCAGAAGCGGATGGATTGATGCCTCTTCGTATGAATGTACCAGCGGATGGGGAGCAATTGAAAATGATACTACCTGGTTCAGGCTTAAAACAGGAGTTAAACAGGGTGACAAATGGTGGGAAAGCGGGTGGTCTGCTGTTTCATTTATCGTTTCAGGACAGAACAGTACCAATAAATCCACTGGTATCGGCGATGTAGCAGAAGTCCCCAAATTTTTCAGAGTCGGGCAGAATTATCCTAATCCGTTTAATAGCGAGACTGTAATACCATTTCAACTTCCGTATGCTGCAAAAGTCAATGTTTCCATTTACAATATTTCAGGATCAATTGTGAAAACTGTTGAAAACAGCATTAAAAATGCCGGATTCCATTCAGCCAGATGGAACGGAATGAGCGATGCGGGAACATCTGTCTCATCAGGAATATACATATGTGTCGTTACAGCGAGCGGGAAAGACGGCAAAACATATCAATCCAGAAAGAAGTTGATGTTTGTAAAATAG
- a CDS encoding MotA/TolQ/ExbB proton channel family protein, whose translation MKHRWPLSMPFGIAAALFLLFPVMAFSQTAVKVHINGLKQELEKNWLKVPKSSNCTVFWEASGAQSDILNKDTFGRIDGYRVKCLVENIEQQSVTAQKDKNFVTFNGLELGKRYSFVVDAVNSGEVVAASDTARLLTGRVYSADGNGGSGKPWYYLYFPLSGRIPMALIGRGYVFDTSTKAGKIAFHLIWNAFLAGMIIWVFFCWRFLRMNRVFPLRKKLFLFGKSYQGTYKYVSQDFKEIITKWHRLVNLANTHVREGIKNGTHSRIEDIEMDNIKFWRESGSNSIRQLLRRIADPSLHLTDYPAVRIIKAGLETHELGGFRWGEVSREVDRVIENRASSEIEQLKRSSLIDWLWNLGTLAPLIGLFGTATGISHAFAMLTMVHADISQSELVRRLAGGIFEALWTTILGLFVGIMLMLLFYYYQNKLNWLYAKWENIYVNISESM comes from the coding sequence ATGAAACATCGCTGGCCATTATCAATGCCATTTGGTATTGCAGCAGCATTATTTTTGCTTTTTCCGGTTATGGCTTTTTCTCAAACGGCTGTAAAAGTTCATATTAACGGGTTAAAACAGGAACTGGAGAAGAACTGGCTTAAAGTCCCAAAGAGCAGTAATTGTACCGTATTTTGGGAGGCATCAGGTGCTCAGTCGGATATTTTAAATAAAGATACATTTGGCAGAATTGACGGATATCGTGTAAAGTGCCTTGTAGAAAATATTGAGCAGCAAAGTGTTACTGCTCAAAAAGATAAAAATTTTGTTACTTTTAACGGATTGGAATTAGGTAAACGCTATTCGTTTGTTGTTGATGCTGTAAACAGCGGCGAAGTTGTAGCTGCATCTGATACAGCGAGGCTCCTTACCGGCCGGGTATATTCTGCTGATGGAAACGGAGGTTCCGGAAAACCATGGTATTATTTGTATTTTCCATTGAGCGGAAGAATACCCATGGCACTTATAGGAAGAGGCTATGTATTTGATACTTCAACAAAAGCAGGGAAAATAGCATTCCACCTGATTTGGAATGCATTCTTGGCAGGAATGATAATATGGGTATTCTTCTGCTGGCGGTTTCTTAGAATGAACAGAGTGTTCCCTCTTCGTAAAAAGCTCTTTTTATTCGGTAAGAGTTATCAAGGCACGTATAAATATGTTTCTCAGGATTTTAAAGAAATAATTACAAAGTGGCACAGGTTAGTTAATCTTGCAAATACTCATGTAAGAGAGGGGATAAAAAACGGAACCCACTCCAGGATAGAAGATATTGAGATGGATAATATTAAATTCTGGAGAGAAAGCGGTTCAAACAGTATAAGGCAGTTGTTAAGAAGAATTGCCGATCCTTCATTGCATTTAACAGACTATCCTGCAGTAAGAATTATAAAAGCGGGCCTGGAAACTCATGAACTTGGCGGATTCCGGTGGGGTGAAGTATCCCGTGAAGTTGACAGAGTTATTGAAAACAGGGCATCCTCGGAAATTGAGCAGTTGAAGAGAAGCAGCCTTATTGACTGGCTCTGGAATCTTGGCACATTAGCTCCTTTGATAGGCCTTTTTGGTACTGCCACAGGAATTTCTCATGCTTTTGCAATGCTGACAATGGTACATGCGGACATATCTCAGAGCGAACTCGTGAGACGCCTTGCAGGAGGTATATTTGAAGCATTATGGACAACCATTTTAGGCCTTTTTGTAGGAATTATGCTTATGCTTCTTTTCTACTATTATCAGAATAAACTAAACTGGCTTTATGCTAAATGGGAAAACATTTACGTAAATATCTCAGAAAGCATGTAA